From the Oscillospiraceae bacterium genome, one window contains:
- the thiH gene encoding 2-iminoacetate synthase ThiH — MDILEKVTQCIKAFDANAFTQVDVLNILNKETLQPHDLMTLLSTAADKFLENMAIRAKQERARYHGNNVALYTPLYISNYCVNHCVYCGFNCNKDIRRGKLSLDEIERECHAVADMGLTEILLLTGESREHSPVEYIAKAVEIAATCFSTVGVEIYSLECAEYHALRRKGADFVSVYQETYDRDVYKQCHPDGPKSDYDYRFNSQERALQSGMRGVGFGALLGLDDWRRDALAAAVHAYYVQQVYPHIEISFSVPRLRGYGVETNERELLQVLLAYRIFMPYASINISTRERAHFRNHVLELAANKISAGVKVGVGGHGDEAKGDEQFAISDPRGVDEIHKMIVQQGLQPVYTDYIRV; from the coding sequence ATGGATATTTTAGAGAAAGTAACACAGTGCATAAAAGCTTTTGATGCTAATGCTTTCACGCAAGTAGACGTGCTAAATATACTAAACAAAGAAACATTGCAACCGCACGACTTGATGACGTTGCTCTCAACTGCGGCTGATAAATTTCTCGAAAACATGGCGATTCGCGCAAAACAAGAACGCGCTCGTTATCATGGCAATAACGTCGCGCTTTATACGCCGTTATACATTTCCAATTATTGCGTCAATCATTGTGTTTATTGCGGATTTAACTGCAACAAGGATATTCGGCGCGGCAAGTTGTCGCTGGATGAAATTGAGCGGGAATGCCATGCTGTTGCTGATATGGGATTGACTGAGATTTTGTTGTTGACGGGGGAATCGCGTGAGCACTCGCCGGTTGAGTATATTGCCAAGGCAGTTGAAATTGCGGCAACGTGTTTTTCGACTGTCGGCGTTGAGATTTATTCGTTAGAGTGTGCAGAATACCATGCTTTGCGGCGAAAAGGTGCTGATTTTGTTAGTGTGTATCAGGAGACGTATGACCGAGATGTGTATAAACAATGCCATCCCGACGGACCAAAATCCGATTACGATTATCGCTTTAATTCGCAAGAACGTGCTTTACAAAGCGGCATGCGGGGTGTGGGATTTGGCGCGTTGTTGGGGTTAGATGATTGGCGGCGGGATGCTTTGGCCGCCGCTGTACACGCTTATTATGTCCAGCAAGTGTATCCGCACATTGAAATTTCCTTTTCCGTACCGAGGTTGCGTGGATATGGAGTTGAAACTAATGAACGTGAGCTATTGCAAGTGTTGTTGGCGTATCGGATTTTTATGCCGTATGCCTCTATCAATATTTCGACGCGCGAACGTGCGCATTTTCGCAATCATGTACTAGAGCTTGCTGCCAACAAGATTTCGGCGGGGGTCAAGGTCGGTGTTGGCGGACATGGCGATGAGGCAAAAGGGGATGAGCAATTTGCCATTTCCGATCCGCGTGGAGTTGATGAGATTCATAAGATGATAGTACAGCAGGGGTTGCAGCCTGTTTATACGGATTATATAAGGGTGTAG
- the thiE gene encoding thiamine phosphate synthase: MDLTLYLVTNRDGLTDEQFLHTVDRACAGGVTIVQLREKECNGSAYLVLAQKVKAITDMHNVPLIIDDRIDIAIAVDAAGVHLGREDMPVKIARRLMGESAIIGATTKTVLQAEQALAEGASYLGVGAIFPTTTKVKTVLTKVSTLDAIAEATGLPIVAIGGLNAENLDILRGSRANGAAVVTAIMKSQDAFAAAKALRKRIAVVL; encoded by the coding sequence ATGGATTTAACATTATATTTAGTGACCAACCGCGATGGTTTGACCGATGAGCAATTTTTGCATACCGTTGACCGTGCCTGCGCCGGTGGTGTGACGATAGTGCAATTGCGCGAGAAAGAATGCAATGGCAGCGCATATCTTGTGCTGGCGCAAAAAGTCAAAGCCATTACTGATATGCATAATGTACCGTTGATTATTGATGATAGAATTGATATCGCCATAGCAGTTGACGCGGCAGGCGTGCACTTGGGGCGAGAGGATATGCCTGTTAAGATAGCGCGACGATTGATGGGTGAGTCAGCCATTATTGGTGCAACAACAAAAACCGTGCTGCAAGCTGAGCAAGCCTTGGCGGAGGGTGCAAGCTATCTTGGTGTGGGCGCGATTTTTCCGACAACGACCAAAGTTAAGACGGTTCTTACCAAAGTATCGACACTCGATGCCATTGCCGAAGCGACAGGTTTGCCAATTGTCGCCATTGGTGGGCTAAATGCCGAAAACTTGGATATCCTGCGTGGCAGCCGTGCTAACGGGGCAGCGGTTGTGACGGCGATTATGAAAAGTCAAGATGCGTTCGCGGCGGCGAAGGCATTGCGGAAAAGGATTGCCGTTGTTTTGTAA
- a CDS encoding thiazole synthase: MNDKLTIGNHRFLSRFILGSGKFSLEFTKKVIEHGGAEMVTLALRRANVGGRENILDYIPPGITLLPNTSGARNADEAVRIARLARELGCGSFVKIEVINDSKYLLPDNHETVKATEILAAEGFIVMPYMYPDLVAARKMAAAGAAAIMPLGAPIGSNKGLSTREFIQILIDEIDLPIIVDAGIGRPSQACAAMEMGCAAVMANTAIATAGDVGMMASAFKLAIEAGRQAYLAKLGRVLDREGEASSPLTGFLGD; the protein is encoded by the coding sequence ATGAATGACAAGCTAACAATAGGAAACCATCGCTTTTTATCTCGATTTATCCTTGGTTCCGGGAAATTCTCGTTGGAATTTACGAAAAAAGTGATTGAACATGGCGGGGCTGAAATGGTGACGCTTGCTTTGCGTCGCGCCAATGTAGGCGGGCGTGAGAATATTTTGGACTATATTCCGCCTGGCATTACGCTGCTGCCCAATACATCGGGTGCGCGTAACGCAGATGAGGCGGTGCGCATTGCACGACTTGCACGCGAGTTAGGTTGTGGCAGTTTTGTGAAAATCGAGGTCATCAACGACAGCAAGTATCTCTTGCCGGACAATCATGAAACTGTCAAAGCCACGGAAATTCTTGCGGCGGAGGGGTTTATTGTTATGCCGTATATGTATCCTGATTTGGTTGCTGCGCGGAAAATGGCAGCGGCTGGCGCGGCGGCGATTATGCCGTTAGGTGCGCCGATTGGCAGCAATAAGGGATTGTCAACGCGCGAATTTATTCAAATCTTGATTGATGAGATCGACTTGCCAATTATCGTAGATGCCGGTATCGGGCGGCCATCGCAGGCCTGTGCGGCAATGGAAATGGGCTGTGCTGCAGTAATGGCAAATACGGCCATCGCTACGGCGGGTGATGTGGGCATGATGGCATCGGCGTTTAAATTGGCAATTGAGGCGGGGCGGCAGGCGTATTTGGCAAAGCTTGGGCGTGTACTTGATCGTGAAGGCGAAGCGTCCAGTCCACTGACGGGCTTTTTAGGGGATTAG